From Rhododendron vialii isolate Sample 1 chromosome 10a, ASM3025357v1, the proteins below share one genomic window:
- the LOC131302630 gene encoding uncharacterized protein At1g66480-like, which translates to MGNIIGGGRKKAKVMKINGEIFKIKIPARTLDVVGDYPGHVLLESKSVERLGIRAKPLEPQEALKPKKIYFLVELPKLPQEKVPTRAPQSAKDWLLSSCRSVSDLAVTRPIGRGSPGGPGPSSGPVRVKLRLPKAQLDKMVEESRDEAEVAEKIMDLYREKAAGEVERDGSDEHEEGLLLHKKGQWRPDLGRIRENFGPGGVSLL; encoded by the coding sequence atggggaacATCATAGgaggaggaagaaagaaagcaaaggTGATGAAAATCAATGGtgaaatcttcaaaatcaaGATTCCGGCGCGAACTTTGGATGTAGTGGGCGACTACCCTGGTCATGTCCTGTTGGAATCGAAATCAGTTGAGCGGCTTGGGATAAGAGCCAAGCCACTCGAGCCACAAGAAGCCTTGAAGCCCAAGAAGATCTATTTCCTAGTGGAGTTGCCTAAGCTACCTCAAGAAAAAGTGCCGACGAGGGCGCCGCAATCCGCGAAGGACTGGCTGTTGTCATCATGCCGATCGGTATCCGATCTTGCGGTCACGAGACCAATCGGTCGCGGTTCACCAGGAGGGCCCGGACCAAGTTCCGGGCCTGTAAGGGTTAAGTTGAGGCTGCCAAAGGCCCAGCTGGATAAGATGGTTGAAGAAAGCAGAGATGAAGCAGAGGTGGCTGAGAAGATTATGGATCTCTATAGGGAGAAAGCTGCGGGTGAAGTAGAAAGGGATGGATCAGATGAACATGAAGAAGGGCTTTTGTTGCACAAGAAAGGTCAGTGGAGGCCTGATCTTGGCAGAATTAGGGAAAATTTTGGGCCTGGCGGGGTATCTCTTCTCTAA
- the LOC131302631 gene encoding uncharacterized protein LOC131302631: MAFIGIPICIECGSTGNPCRCKVVGPTLGFLAFAVAAVVEWPVGAVVYCFRREKGRRIMGHPATVVYPSVKDAIPI, translated from the coding sequence ATGGCTTTTATTGGAATTCCGATATGTATAGAGTGTGGATCGACGGGAAACCCGTGCCGGTGCAAGGTGGTGGGGCCCACGCTCGGGTTTTTGGCCTTTGCCGTGGCTGCGGTGGTGGAATGGCCGGTGGGGGCGGTGGTGTACTGCTTTCGCCGGGAGAAGGGCCGCCGCATCATGGGTCACCCTGCCACCGTGGTTTATCCTTCGGTGAAGGACGCCATTCCTATTTGA